GGTAGCCAGTCTGGCCAGCAACCTGTTCATGTGGGTGGATGTAGACCGGCTGGTGGTCCTGGAGCACCTTTTTTGGTGGTTTGCCATCGGCTCGATTCTGGTATTTATTCCTTATTTTGCCCGCTCCAAGCACATTCACCTGTTCCTGGCTCCCCTCAACCTGGCCTTCAAGAAGGAAAAGCCAGGGGCCCTGCTGCCCATCGCCAAAGACTTTGAAGAGCTGGAAAAGCTCGAGAAGTTTGGAGTGGCTAAGCTCGAGGACTTCACCTGGCCCCGCCTGCTGGATGCCTATAGCTGCATCATGTGCAACCGCTGCCAGGAGGTCTGCCCGGCCTACACCACCGGCAAGGCCCTTTCGCCCTCGGCCATCCTCATCAACGAGCGCTACGAGCTCAACCAAATTCTGCCGGCCTTTGCCGCGGGGCAGGAGAGCCCCCGCCCCCTGCTGGACTTTGCCCTGAATGAAGAAGCCCTCTGGGCCTGTACGACCTGCAACGCCTGTGTGGAGGTCTGCCCGGTCGGCAACGAGCCCATGCTGCACATCCTGGATGTGCGGCGCGAGCAGGTGATGATGCAGGGCGAGTTTCCATCGCAGCTGAACAACGCTTTCAAAGGCATGGAGCGCAACGGCAACCCCTGGAACCTGGGGGCGGACAAACGTCTGGCCTGGGCCGAAGGGCTACCCTTCCAGGTCAAGACGATAAGTGAGAACCCCGAGGCCGAGGTGCTCTACTGGGTGGGCTGTGCACCCGCCTACGACCCCAGGGCCCAGAAGACCGCCCGGGCTTTTGCCGAAATTCTGCACGAGTCCGGTGTGAGCTGGGCAGTGCTGGGCAAGCAAGAAAAATGCACGGGGGACGCGGCCCGGCGGGCCGGCAACGAGTTCTTGTTCATGCAGTTGGCTACAGAAAATGTGGAGACCTTAAACGCCGCCATGGAGGCCCGGCCCAAGACCATCGTGACCACCTGTCCGCACTGCTTCCACACCCTGGCCAACGAGTACAAGGACTTTGGCGGCCACTATACCGTCAAGCACCACACCGACTATATCGCCGAGCTGATTGATGCCAGGAAGCTCGAGCTGCTTCCCATGAGCGGCGCGGTCACCTACCACGACCCCTGCTACCTGGGCCGGCACAACGGCGTACTGCAAGAACCCCGCCAGGTCATCCAGGCTACCGGGTTGGCGCTACAGGAACCCCCCCGCCACGGCAAGGATAGCTTCTGCTGTGGGGCGGGCGGGGCGCAGTTCTGGAAAGAAGAAGAGCCCGGCAACGAACGAGTTTCCACCCACCGCTACCGCGAGCTAAAGGCCACCGGGGCCGAGACCATTGCGGTGGGCTGCCCCTTCTGTATGCAGATGATGAACCTCGAGACCGCCCAGGAGCCTGAAGGCGAGGCCCCTCGGGTGCTGGACGTCTCCGAGTTGGTGGTAGAGCGCCTGAAGAGCAAGCAAACCGGCCCGGCCACCGATTAGTCGGCGCTTTTCCTGTGAATCTGTTCTGGCCCGGTGTTTGAGCCAGGCGGGAGGAAAGTAAGAATCGCTGGGTGTTGAAGTTCGGGTTGCAAACTGGGTAGACTGGCCTCGTACCTGATGAATCCCCGATGGGCTCGCCCTGGCGAGGTCTCACAGCGTGGGCGCCGGTACAGGCCGAGACTGCAAAGTAGCTCGGCGCAAAACAGGAGGCCAATAATGGCAAAAATCCGTCTGGAGCACATCTACAAGAGGTATGGCGGCAAGGTAACAGCGGTCAAGGACTTCAACCTCGAGACCGAAGACGGCGAGTTTGTGGTGTTTGTAGGCCCCTCGGGCTGCGGCAAGACCACCACCCTGCGCATGATTGCCGGTCTGGAAGACATCACCGAGGGCAAGCTCTACATCGGCGAGCGCTTGGTCAACGATGTGCCGCCCAAAGACCGCGATATCGCCATGGTCTTCCAGAACTACGCCCTCTACCCCCACATGAACGTCTACGAGAACATGGCCTTTGGCCTGCGGCTGCGCCGGGTTCCCAAGGACGAAATTGACCGTCGGGTCAAGGAAGCTGCCCGCATCATCAAAATTGACCACCTCCTGCACCGCAAGCCCCGCGAACTCTCGGGTGGGCAGCGCCAGCGGGTGGCCATGGGCCGGGCCATCGTGCGGGAACCCAAGGTGTTCTTGTTCGACGAGCCGCTTTCCAACCTCGATGCTAAGCTGCGTGTGGAGATGCGAGCGGAAATTTCCAAGCTCCAGCGCCGCCTGGGTGTGACCACCGTCTACGTGACCCACGACCAGGTCGAGGCCATGACCCTGGGCCAGCGGATTGTGGTCATGAAGGACGGTGAGATGTTGCAGGTAGACACCCCCCTCAACCTCTACGACTTCCCCGAGACCAAGTTTGTGGCAGGCTTTATCGGCTCCCCCTCCATGAACTTCATCCGCTCGAGGGTGCAGGTAGAGGGTGGCAGTGCCTACTTTGTGGGGGAGGGCTTCAAGATAAAGGCCAACGAGACCCTGGGTGCCAGCCTGCTGCCTTACAACGGCAAGGAAGTCTGGATGGGCGTTCGCCCCGAACACCTTGGACTCAAGGGCTGGACCCCCATTCCTGAAGGGGAGAATGTTATCAAAGGGAAGGTTGAAGTGGTGGAGCCTCTGGGCGCCGACACCGAAGTGCATGTTGATGTAGCAGGTAACATGCTGACCGCCAAGGTAGATGGTCACGCCATGGTGCTACCCAGCGATGCAGTCGAACTCCTGGTGGATACCAGCAAGCTGCACGCCTTCGAAGTGGACGGCCACGAAAAAGCCATTGGCCACGCTACGGTCAAAGACAGCCGCTCGGTGACCCGAGTTTAGCGCTTTTCTTTGCAGGGCGCACAAACACTGGATCAGGTCATAAGATTTTTAGCCCCGCCTGAGGCGCAGTGAGTAACAGCCTGAAAAACCACAGTGCTCCAACAATCCCTAGCGGAGCGATTCAGGCGGGGTTCATACCACAAATCTCCTGCCACACCCGGCATTTGGGGGCGGAAATTGCCCGGCTGCGAAGCCTACCCAGGCCAGGCCCTGCAGCGTATGATTGGCTTTGTGAGTCGAGCTTTTGTGATTGGAATTGCTGGAGGAACCGGTAGCGGCAAGACCACCGTAACTGAGGCGGTGATGGGCGCGGTAGGGCCAGAGCAGGTGGCCCTGCTGCCGATGGACAACTACTACAAAGACAACGCCCACCTGCCTTTTGAAGAGCGCCTCAAGCTGAGCTACGACCACCCCGATGCGTTCGACCTCGAGCTTTATCTATCACACATCCGGCAGCTGGCGGCGGGTCAGCCGGTCTCGGTTCCGGTTTACTCCTTCAAGGAATACACCCGTTCCCCTGAGACCATTCTGGTCAAGCCCGCCCCGGTGGTGGTGCTCGAGGGCATCATGCTGCTGGTGGATGCTACCCTCCGTGCCCAGATGAACCTTAAGGTTTTTGTGGACACCGACGCCGATGTGCGCTTTATCCGGCGTTTGCAGCGCGATATTGTCGAGCGCGGGCGCACTGCCCAGAGCGTGATCCAGCAATACCTCGAGCAGGTGCGCCCCATGCACCTATCCTTTGTGGAGCCCTCCAAGCGTTATGCCGACGTGATTATCCCCCACGGGGGGCATAATGAAGAGGCTCTGGCCATGCTGACCGCACGGGTGCGCAGCCTGGTGCAGGACAACAAAGTGGGGCAGGGGAGATGGTTGTGAACCCGCGGGGCTTATTGCGTATAGCGGTGCTGCTTTCAGCGCTGCTGAGCCTGCCCGCACTGTTCCCCCGGATGCAGGTCGAGCGTCCGGGGCCGGTGGTGCTCATTATGGACGGTGAAGAAGTGGCAGATCAGGCCCGCTTCACCGGCAAAGCCTTCTTGCAGCTCATGCAGGAGTACCGGGCTTTGGGGGTGCAGGGGGCTGCGCTGTACGAGCAATCGGTGCGCAATTGGGTAAACCGGGGCCTCCTGACCTTTCACTCTGCCAACACCCTGCAATTGCTTTACCCCAACGCCCAGATCAAGCCAGGGTGGTTCTACCTGACGGGCCCGGCCGACCTGCTGGATGCCATAGTGGCCCGCTGGAATATTCCCACCGAGCGGGTTTTGATCGGAACCCAGACCTGGCTGGCCACCCCGGTTAACGTAGACATTTTCCCTGCCGGTTACGACCTGGCCCTGGCCCGTGAACTAAAGGCCCAGGGCTTTTACATCGTGGCCCGGCCCTTCGACCACCCCTACCGCAAATACGACGTGGAGCTGGTTCCTCCCGAGACTGATGCGGTGGTGTTTGCTGGGCTGGATGTGTTGGGCTTCAAAGACCACCTAGACACGGTGGCGGTGGGTCTACAAGGCAAGCCCGTGGCCTGGATCGAGGGTACCCCCCAGCGGGGCTTTGCCCAGCTTGCCAAGACCCTGCCGGTCAAGCGGCTCTTTAGCATCCGTCCGGAGTGGCAGGACAAACTCTCGCCCGCCGAGACCGCCGACAAGTTTGTGCTGGCGGCCCGCGAGCGGGGACACCAGCTGCTCTACCTGCGGCCCTACAAGCAGTCGGGCGATACCCAGGAATTCCTGACCATTTTGCAACGCGACCTGGAACGCTCGCGCATCCCCATCGGGGAACCCACGGCCCGCGACTTTAGCCCTTCACCGCTGCGCTTTGTGGCCTTGGCGGGGGTTGTG
This is a stretch of genomic DNA from Meiothermus cerbereus DSM 11376. It encodes these proteins:
- a CDS encoding (Fe-S)-binding protein, whose product is MLTTPEKILFLLLVLASLYFGGGALYRVYKAIRRGQPEDRFDNLPARVGRALWQTLTMQTVFKKRPWVSLLHAFVFYGFVFYLSVNLVDVLEGFLPFKARGGFWNGYNLMADILTALILLGIIGLLIRRYSSLGRKTFSWNEKTLLHENVRKGIPTDSAIVGGFILFHVGSRLLHKAAQAANLEYGPDPFQPVASLASNLFMWVDVDRLVVLEHLFWWFAIGSILVFIPYFARSKHIHLFLAPLNLAFKKEKPGALLPIAKDFEELEKLEKFGVAKLEDFTWPRLLDAYSCIMCNRCQEVCPAYTTGKALSPSAILINERYELNQILPAFAAGQESPRPLLDFALNEEALWACTTCNACVEVCPVGNEPMLHILDVRREQVMMQGEFPSQLNNAFKGMERNGNPWNLGADKRLAWAEGLPFQVKTISENPEAEVLYWVGCAPAYDPRAQKTARAFAEILHESGVSWAVLGKQEKCTGDAARRAGNEFLFMQLATENVETLNAAMEARPKTIVTTCPHCFHTLANEYKDFGGHYTVKHHTDYIAELIDARKLELLPMSGAVTYHDPCYLGRHNGVLQEPRQVIQATGLALQEPPRHGKDSFCCGAGGAQFWKEEEPGNERVSTHRYRELKATGAETIAVGCPFCMQMMNLETAQEPEGEAPRVLDVSELVVERLKSKQTGPATD
- a CDS encoding ABC transporter ATP-binding protein is translated as MAKIRLEHIYKRYGGKVTAVKDFNLETEDGEFVVFVGPSGCGKTTTLRMIAGLEDITEGKLYIGERLVNDVPPKDRDIAMVFQNYALYPHMNVYENMAFGLRLRRVPKDEIDRRVKEAARIIKIDHLLHRKPRELSGGQRQRVAMGRAIVREPKVFLFDEPLSNLDAKLRVEMRAEISKLQRRLGVTTVYVTHDQVEAMTLGQRIVVMKDGEMLQVDTPLNLYDFPETKFVAGFIGSPSMNFIRSRVQVEGGSAYFVGEGFKIKANETLGASLLPYNGKEVWMGVRPEHLGLKGWTPIPEGENVIKGKVEVVEPLGADTEVHVDVAGNMLTAKVDGHAMVLPSDAVELLVDTSKLHAFEVDGHEKAIGHATVKDSRSVTRV
- the udk gene encoding uridine kinase, with protein sequence MIGFVSRAFVIGIAGGTGSGKTTVTEAVMGAVGPEQVALLPMDNYYKDNAHLPFEERLKLSYDHPDAFDLELYLSHIRQLAAGQPVSVPVYSFKEYTRSPETILVKPAPVVVLEGIMLLVDATLRAQMNLKVFVDTDADVRFIRRLQRDIVERGRTAQSVIQQYLEQVRPMHLSFVEPSKRYADVIIPHGGHNEEALAMLTARVRSLVQDNKVGQGRWL
- a CDS encoding DUF5693 family protein; amino-acid sequence: MVVNPRGLLRIAVLLSALLSLPALFPRMQVERPGPVVLIMDGEEVADQARFTGKAFLQLMQEYRALGVQGAALYEQSVRNWVNRGLLTFHSANTLQLLYPNAQIKPGWFYLTGPADLLDAIVARWNIPTERVLIGTQTWLATPVNVDIFPAGYDLALARELKAQGFYIVARPFDHPYRKYDVELVPPETDAVVFAGLDVLGFKDHLDTVAVGLQGKPVAWIEGTPQRGFAQLAKTLPVKRLFSIRPEWQDKLSPAETADKFVLAARERGHQLLYLRPYKQSGDTQEFLTILQRDLERSRIPIGEPTARDFSPSPLRFVALAGVVAGLALLVMGLPQPVGIPVAVLLVLLAVGVARGDAAPLLAAMVFPALGFFERHLAGLRLWLAAVLYSLAGVVFLAALGSTPQSVLGLDPFRGVSLTLVVPPLLVALSFLPSDYKHALNFLYNYQFKLGEVAIALVGLAVVALAVLRRGNDAAPSIVPEWELQLRAFLQDVMVRPRFKEIFAHALAPMALLLPWPTWIKNTLLVLVAVGMGSILNTFSHYHTPLSISFFRVLNGILIGVVLGLVGVWVFRRLREWWLR